In Cystobacter fuscus DSM 2262, the genomic window AGCTTCGCCGTGGTGAGGATCTCCAGCGAGTTCGGGTTGATGTTCTGCTTGTAGTTGAAGCTCGCGGCGGCCTTGGGGTCCTTCGGGGCACGGTCCGGCTCGGCCACGTTGAAGAGCCGGTCGAACAGCCGCACCTCGGCGTTCACCGCGTGCTGCGCGGACACCCAGTGGATGGTGGCCTTCACCTTGCGCCCGTCCGGGGCGTCGCCGCCGCGCGTGGCGGGATCATAGGTGCAGCGCACCGCGGTGATGTTGCCCGCCGCGTCCTTCTCCACGCTCGTGCACTTGACGAAGAAGGCGAAGCGCAGCCGTACCTCCTGGCCGGGCGCGAGCCGGAAGAACTTCTTGGGCGGGTTCTCCATGAAGTCTTCCTGCTCGATGTACAGCTCGCGCGAGAAGGGCACCTGCCGGGAGCCCAGGGACGGGTCCTCGGGGTTGTTCACCGCGTCGAGCATCTCCACCTGGCCCTCGGGGAAGTTCTCGATGATGAGCTTGAGCGGGCGCAAGACGGCCATGCGGCGCGGGGCGCGGCGGTTGAGATCGTCGCGCATCGCGTTCTCGAGCCGGCCCACGTCGATGATGGCGTCGAACTTGGTGACGCCCACGTCCTCGCAGAAGGCGCGCAGGGCCTCGGGGGTACAGCCGCGCCGGCGCAGGCCGGAGAGGGTGGGCATGCGCGGATCATCCCAGCCGCGCACCGAGCCACCCTGCACCAGCTCCAACAGCTTGCGCTTGCTCATCACCGTGTAGGTGAGGTTGAGCCGGGAGAACTCGATCTGCTGCGGGTGGTAGACGCCCAGCTCGTCGAGGAACCAGTCATAGAGCGGCCGGTGGTTCTCGAACTCGAGCGTGCAAAGCGAATGGGTGATGCGCTCGATGGAGTCCTCGATGCCGTGCGCCCAGTCATACATCGGGTAGATGCACCACTTGTCGCCCTGCCGGTGATGGTGGGCGTGGATGATGCGGTAGAGCACGGGGTCGCGCAGGTTGAAGTTGGGCGACGCCATGTCGATCTTCGCGCGC contains:
- a CDS encoding glutamine--tRNA ligase/YqeY domain fusion protein; the protein is MAETESNKPVHFIRQIIAEDNQSGKFDGRVHTRFPPEPNGYLHIGHAKSIHLNYGMAVEHGGLFNMRFDDTNPSKEEQEYVDSILKDVKWVGADWGDRLYFASDYFEQMYAYAEQLIQKGKAYVCDLNAEQMREHRGTLTEPGRNSPFRDRSVEENLELFRRMRAGEFPDGSRTLRAKIDMASPNFNLRDPVLYRIIHAHHHRQGDKWCIYPMYDWAHGIEDSIERITHSLCTLEFENHRPLYDWFLDELGVYHPQQIEFSRLNLTYTVMSKRKLLELVQGGSVRGWDDPRMPTLSGLRRRGCTPEALRAFCEDVGVTKFDAIIDVGRLENAMRDDLNRRAPRRMAVLRPLKLIIENFPEGQVEMLDAVNNPEDPSLGSRQVPFSRELYIEQEDFMENPPKKFFRLAPGQEVRLRFAFFVKCTSVEKDAAGNITAVRCTYDPATRGGDAPDGRKVKATIHWVSAQHAVNAEVRLFDRLFNVAEPDRAPKDPKAAASFNYKQNINPNSLEILTTAKLEPALGSASEGERFQFERLGYFCVDSDARPGAPVFNRTVTLKDTWAKEQAKGG